A genome region from Methanothrix sp. includes the following:
- a CDS encoding PRC-barrel domain-containing protein, with the protein MAICMDAEISSILGLEVYTDRGVFVGKVEDAVLDAENGTLSGIAVGSLNRELFDLKGRGIIVPFRWITAVGDIIIMRHTKRAVANKDAPPRE; encoded by the coding sequence ATGGCGATCTGCATGGATGCAGAGATCTCATCGATACTGGGCCTGGAGGTCTACACAGATCGTGGCGTATTTGTTGGCAAGGTGGAGGACGCTGTTCTGGATGCTGAGAACGGCACCCTGAGCGGCATAGCTGTCGGATCCCTAAACAGAGAGCTCTTCGATCTCAAGGGCAGGGGAATCATAGTGCCGTTCAGATGGATCACCGCGGTGGGAGATATAATCATAATGAGGCACACAAAGAGGGCCGTCGCGAATAAAGATGCACCTCCCAGAGAGTAG
- a CDS encoding tRNA(His) guanylyltransferase Thg1 family protein: protein MTRTGCRNGAIFSELRVRSPFFVRVDGRGFGRMLRDFSKPYDLGFARSIVSAARLFMESSGLAPILTYTFSDEVNLLFLDEPFRGRLEKLDSVTASYISSSLSISLGRIVSMDARVIPVCRDEILCYLQESQAEAWRNHVFSYGFYALVGEGKSHADAMETLRNMRESDIHEMLFQRGVNLARTPAWERRGVMIYRSSSGIVEDWELPLFTTEDGRRLLEEILSPEEQ, encoded by the coding sequence ATGACCAGAACAGGCTGCAGGAACGGGGCGATATTCTCAGAGCTTCGCGTTCGTTCCCCTTTTTTCGTCCGCGTTGACGGCCGCGGGTTCGGGAGGATGCTCAGGGATTTCAGCAAGCCTTATGACCTTGGATTTGCACGATCGATCGTCTCCGCTGCAAGGTTGTTCATGGAGAGCTCCGGCCTTGCTCCGATCCTCACATACACATTCTCAGATGAGGTCAACCTTCTCTTTCTGGATGAGCCATTCAGGGGGAGGCTTGAGAAGCTCGACTCTGTCACAGCATCATACATCTCATCATCGCTCTCCATATCCCTCGGCAGAATTGTCTCGATGGACGCAAGGGTGATACCTGTCTGCAGGGATGAGATACTGTGCTATCTTCAGGAATCCCAGGCCGAAGCATGGCGGAACCACGTATTCTCCTACGGCTTCTACGCTCTTGTCGGTGAAGGTAAGAGCCATGCTGATGCTATGGAGACCCTCCGCAACATGAGGGAGAGCGATATACATGAGATGCTCTTTCAGCGCGGCGTGAATCTCGCCAGGACCCCAGCCTGGGAAAGGCGAGGGGTCATGATATACAGATCGAGCTCAGGCATCGTCGAGGACTGGGAACTCCCGCTCTTCACCACCGAGGACGGGCGCAGACTCCTGGAGGAGATACTGTCTCCAGAGGAGCAATGA